A genomic segment from Desulfurella amilsii encodes:
- a CDS encoding peroxiredoxin has protein sequence MDVNDKVENVIGQSIGYVVNLNDFKGKKNIVLYFYPKDNTPGCTRQAMDFNAHLGAFEALDTVVIGVSIDSIDSHKKFIENYGLKFPLISDSDKQLVSSFDVVKADSKRGSAKRTTFLIDKNLTIRYIWRNVKVANHTQEVLNKIKELKL, from the coding sequence GTGGATGTAAACGATAAAGTTGAAAATGTAATTGGACAAAGCATCGGTTATGTTGTTAATTTAAATGATTTTAAAGGAAAGAAAAATATTGTTTTATATTTTTACCCAAAAGACAACACACCAGGCTGTACAAGACAAGCAATGGATTTTAATGCCCATCTAGGCGCATTTGAAGCATTAGATACTGTTGTGATTGGTGTAAGCATAGACTCTATCGATTCACACAAAAAATTTATAGAAAATTATGGTTTAAAATTTCCTTTAATTAGCGATTCTGATAAACAGTTAGTTTCTTCTTTTGATGTTGTAAAAGCTGATAGTAAAAGGGGTTCGGCTAAGCGAACTACATTTTTAATAGACAAAAATCTTACTATACGCTATATATGGCGCAACGTTAAGGTAGCAAATCATACCCAAGAGGTACTAAATAAAATCAAAGAGTTAAAATTATAA
- the bioA gene encoding adenosylmethionine--8-amino-7-oxononanoate transaminase produces the protein MESIIWHPCSQMKDYEKNPIIRVKKAKGVYLFDEKGNSYIDGISSWWVNLFGHSNERINNAIKNQLEVLEQVIFAGFTHDKALELSDKLIKLVPKNLKKIFFAEIGSSAVEIALKMSYHYFKNIGLKSKKKFVYLENGYHGETFGALSVMGEPLYKKAYDDILIKNIMVEFPNCYRCPFGKTRENCNVECFEFMKKTLEQHVEEVAAVIVEPLVQFAGGFKMYPAKYLSKLRELTKKLNIHLILDEIATGFGRTGTMFALEQACIKPDFLCLSKGLTSGYLPLSLTLTTDEVYYAFYDDYEKQKSFLHSHSYDGNALACAAACETLNIFADENVLENNKKKYTLTKQLIEKYFKDLDCVGEIRSAGFISAIEFVKDRYTKEPFDASLRFGFKIYRKALEKGVLLRNLGDLMYFLPPYVINESEIEKLVKSAYFATKEVMDENIC, from the coding sequence ATGGAAAGTATTATCTGGCATCCCTGTTCTCAAATGAAAGATTATGAAAAAAACCCCATAATCCGCGTTAAAAAAGCAAAAGGTGTGTACCTTTTTGATGAGAAAGGCAACTCATATATTGATGGCATATCGTCATGGTGGGTAAATTTGTTTGGGCATTCAAATGAGCGCATAAATAACGCAATTAAAAATCAATTGGAAGTATTAGAACAAGTCATTTTTGCAGGCTTTACTCATGACAAAGCGCTTGAGTTAAGTGATAAACTTATCAAGCTTGTTCCTAAAAATCTAAAAAAAATATTTTTTGCAGAAATTGGTTCATCGGCTGTTGAGATTGCTTTAAAAATGAGCTACCATTATTTTAAAAATATTGGCTTAAAAAGCAAAAAAAAGTTTGTTTATCTAGAAAATGGCTACCATGGGGAAACATTTGGCGCTTTGTCTGTAATGGGGGAGCCACTTTATAAGAAAGCCTATGATGATATTTTGATAAAAAACATAATGGTTGAGTTTCCAAATTGCTACCGCTGTCCTTTTGGCAAAACAAGAGAAAACTGCAACGTTGAATGTTTTGAATTTATGAAAAAAACACTCGAACAACACGTTGAAGAAGTTGCCGCTGTTATTGTCGAGCCTTTAGTGCAGTTTGCGGGTGGCTTTAAGATGTACCCGGCTAAATATTTATCAAAACTAAGAGAGCTTACAAAAAAACTCAACATACATTTAATCCTTGATGAGATAGCAACAGGTTTTGGAAGAACAGGCACAATGTTTGCGCTTGAGCAAGCCTGTATTAAGCCAGATTTTCTGTGTTTATCAAAAGGTCTAACAAGCGGATACTTGCCTTTGTCTTTGACGCTTACAACCGATGAGGTATACTATGCATTTTATGATGATTACGAAAAGCAAAAAAGTTTTTTGCACTCGCACAGCTATGATGGCAATGCTCTTGCATGCGCAGCCGCATGTGAAACGCTGAACATATTTGCCGATGAAAATGTACTTGAAAATAATAAAAAAAAATACACCCTAACGAAGCAATTAATTGAAAAATACTTTAAAGATCTTGATTGTGTGGGAGAAATTAGAAGTGCGGGTTTTATTAGCGCCATTGAGTTTGTTAAAGATAGATATACAAAAGAGCCATTTGATGCGTCGCTGAGGTTTGGCTTTAAAATTTATAGAAAAGCGCTTGAAAAAGGTGTACTACTCCGAAATTTGGGTGATTTGATGTACTTTTTGCCCCCATATGTAATTAACGAATCAGAGATAGAAAAGCTTGTTAAAAGTGCGTATTTTGCTACAAAAGAGGTGATGGATGAAAATATTTGTTAG
- a CDS encoding N-acetyltransferase: protein MIEIVKPTILDCEQMKTLIDKFAKTQVVLPRPIEDVAERIREFYIAKDGTKVIATSSLRIFHPNLAEIRTITIDENYQKQGLGRKLIEKELGEAKALGITRVFALTMQVEFFKKMRFAFIDKKNLPLKKIWEDCIKCPLFPDCNEEALIIDL, encoded by the coding sequence ATGATTGAAATTGTAAAGCCAACGATTTTAGATTGCGAACAAATGAAAACGCTTATTGATAAATTTGCCAAAACACAAGTAGTACTGCCAAGACCTATTGAAGACGTAGCTGAGCGTATAAGAGAATTTTATATTGCAAAAGATGGTACAAAAGTAATAGCAACAAGCAGTTTGCGTATATTTCATCCAAACTTAGCCGAAATTCGCACAATTACAATCGATGAAAACTACCAAAAGCAAGGCCTCGGTAGAAAGCTGATAGAAAAAGAATTAGGAGAAGCAAAAGCGCTGGGCATAACAAGAGTATTTGCCCTGACAATGCAAGTCGAATTTTTTAAAAAAATGAGATTTGCATTTATTGACAAAAAAAATCTGCCTCTTAAAAAAATATGGGAAGATTGCATAAAGTGTCCGTTATTCCCAGATTGTAATGAAGAAGCACTAATTATTGATTTATAA
- a CDS encoding putative manganese-dependent inorganic diphosphatase: MSGIFVIGHKNPDTDSVCAAYAYAYLKNKIDKQYNYICARCGNLNKQTAFVFKHLNLTPPVLIKDIYPKVKDVMTKNVVSINENVPLFEVMDSIKNKNIRVLPVVDNENNFKGIVSVFEISNFFMNTINQKPIYTLNIENFEKVLPGYLLKEGNRKQIEAQIVVGAMPFEVFKNYVASLDFSKVVLIVGKREKILKYAIENQAHTIVITGIKDKTELNSIDFSNFGGNVYISLLDTSETLHKITLSVPVYSLVSRKAQCINSNEYIDKAKSLLLESTNRALSVVDDNKLQGIITRSDVIKKFSNKVILVDHNEQNQAIDGIETAQILEIIDHHRLSPIKTTYPIFFYAKPVGSTCTLVTELYKFYNIEISQEIAHILLSGILSDTVGAKSPTTTSLDTDAIKQLSKIANIDAVEYTKMLFAQSDDITARNPKDILESDFKPYEEFGIKFGIAQVETTNLNAVNQIKENLINEIQQQKQQKKLDWLMLLVSDIITGDSILITSDHLLEKNFSYKKLEKNIYYLHGVLSRKKQLLPEILNLLESEVK, encoded by the coding sequence TTGAGTGGTATTTTTGTTATAGGCCATAAAAATCCAGATACTGATAGCGTGTGTGCCGCTTATGCTTATGCATATCTAAAAAATAAAATTGACAAGCAATACAACTACATATGTGCAAGGTGTGGAAATTTAAACAAACAGACAGCATTTGTCTTTAAACATTTAAATTTGACGCCACCTGTGCTAATAAAGGATATATACCCAAAAGTAAAAGATGTAATGACAAAAAATGTTGTAAGTATTAATGAGAATGTGCCGCTTTTTGAAGTAATGGATAGTATTAAAAATAAAAATATCAGAGTATTGCCCGTTGTTGATAATGAAAATAATTTTAAAGGCATAGTAAGTGTTTTTGAAATTTCAAACTTTTTCATGAATACAATTAACCAAAAGCCAATATACACGCTGAATATAGAAAACTTTGAAAAAGTTTTACCTGGATATTTGTTAAAAGAAGGCAATCGAAAGCAAATAGAAGCACAAATCGTAGTTGGCGCAATGCCGTTTGAGGTATTTAAAAATTATGTAGCTAGTTTGGATTTTTCAAAGGTAGTTTTAATTGTCGGGAAAAGAGAGAAAATATTAAAATACGCCATAGAAAACCAAGCGCATACCATTGTAATTACTGGTATAAAAGATAAAACAGAGTTAAACAGTATTGATTTTTCTAACTTTGGTGGTAATGTATATATCAGTCTTCTTGATACATCCGAAACACTTCATAAAATTACTCTATCTGTCCCCGTATACTCACTTGTAAGCAGAAAAGCTCAATGTATTAATTCAAATGAATATATAGATAAAGCAAAAAGTTTACTGTTAGAAAGTACAAATAGAGCTTTAAGTGTGGTAGATGATAATAAATTGCAAGGCATTATTACAAGGTCAGATGTAATAAAAAAATTTTCAAATAAAGTTATATTGGTTGATCATAACGAGCAAAATCAAGCTATAGATGGCATTGAAACGGCTCAAATATTAGAAATTATCGACCACCATAGACTATCGCCAATTAAGACAACCTACCCGATATTTTTTTATGCAAAGCCTGTAGGTTCAACATGCACTTTAGTAACTGAGCTTTATAAATTTTACAATATTGAAATTTCACAAGAAATAGCCCATATATTGCTTTCTGGGATTTTGTCAGATACTGTGGGGGCAAAATCGCCTACTACAACTTCGCTTGATACAGATGCCATTAAACAACTTTCAAAAATTGCAAATATTGATGCTGTTGAGTATACAAAAATGCTTTTTGCCCAATCAGACGACATCACAGCAAGAAACCCAAAAGACATTTTAGAGAGTGACTTTAAACCTTATGAGGAATTTGGTATCAAATTTGGAATTGCTCAAGTAGAAACGACAAACCTTAATGCGGTTAACCAGATAAAAGAAAACTTAATTAATGAAATACAACAACAAAAGCAGCAAAAAAAGTTAGATTGGCTAATGCTACTAGTTAGTGATATTATTACTGGAGATAGTATACTCATTACTTCAGATCACCTGTTGGAGAAAAATTTTTCTTATAAAAAACTTGAAAAAAATATTTACTATTTACATGGTGTGCTATCAAGGAAAAAACAACTTTTGCCAGAAATACTAAATCTTCTCGAATCCGAGGTTAAATGA
- the bioD gene encoding dethiobiotin synthase: MKIFVSGSNTNVGKTYFCALLSEYYKNMNKSVIYTKIIQTGYPKDDDAKAVFEASKVEIQTLLFGEPPVAPYFLYETFPIDFVIDKINKSKADVNIIEGSGGLLVPLDKSHTFADLAELLNLETIIVVPNKLGCINDTLLNLYYCKTRGLNLRGFALNNFFFNGNDNLSALQDLTNHAFVCKFKNELEVL, encoded by the coding sequence ATGAAAATATTTGTTAGTGGCAGCAATACAAATGTGGGGAAAACGTACTTTTGCGCTTTGCTGTCTGAATATTACAAAAATATGAATAAAAGTGTAATCTATACCAAGATCATCCAAACAGGCTATCCAAAAGATGACGATGCAAAAGCTGTATTTGAGGCTAGCAAAGTTGAAATTCAGACATTGCTGTTTGGTGAACCACCTGTCGCTCCGTATTTTTTATATGAAACATTTCCTATTGATTTTGTAATAGATAAGATAAATAAAAGTAAGGCTGATGTGAATATAATTGAAGGGTCTGGAGGATTGCTCGTGCCATTGGATAAATCACATACATTTGCCGATTTAGCGGAGTTGCTTAATTTAGAAACTATTATAGTTGTGCCAAACAAACTTGGATGCATTAATGATACATTGCTTAATTTATACTATTGCAAAACAAGAGGCTTAAATTTACGCGGTTTTGCCTTAAATAACTTTTTTTTCAATGGCAATGATAATTTATCTGCACTTCAGGATTTGACAAATCATGCTTTTGTATGTAAATTTAAAAATGAATTGGAGGTATTATGA
- the hisD gene encoding histidinol dehydrogenase, which produces MNYLEIKTHNDLDKLKLYLAKNQYDEQENTVRKIIKDIREKKDEALFEYCHKFDNFKANKDNINVSNTEFEQALSQVTLEQKETILYAKEKIENFHRAFLPKSCIIEQNGAILGTRVTSVKKAGLYIPGGKAFYPSTALMTIIPAYVAGVDEIYICTPAQNSYINPLLLYIAKLYNIENVFKVGGAQAIAALAYGTQSIPKVDVIAGPGNIYVAFAKKLVYGDVGIDSVAGPSEVMVVSDNCEKLYAAYDLLSQAEHDANAKVYYVGFNKECINKISDKFFELAKTAKRSEITLKSSQNALFIQTTRELAGQIIDEIAPEHLELQLNDPYSFMNSFKNAGAIFIGEYSCETLGDYVAGPNHTLPTSQTARFSSVLSTETFLKKSSIIHYTHKALQQDAPYAIKFAEYEGLFAHAEALKVRL; this is translated from the coding sequence ATGAACTATTTAGAAATAAAAACACACAATGATTTAGATAAATTAAAACTATATTTAGCAAAAAATCAGTACGATGAGCAAGAAAATACTGTTAGAAAAATTATAAAAGACATTAGAGAAAAAAAAGATGAGGCTTTATTTGAATACTGTCATAAGTTTGATAATTTTAAAGCCAACAAAGACAATATAAATGTTAGCAACACAGAATTCGAGCAAGCGCTAAGCCAAGTAACACTTGAACAAAAAGAAACTATTCTCTACGCCAAAGAAAAAATAGAAAACTTTCATAGGGCTTTTTTGCCAAAAAGTTGCATTATCGAACAAAACGGCGCAATTTTGGGCACCAGGGTAACAAGCGTTAAAAAAGCTGGTCTATATATACCTGGAGGCAAGGCTTTTTATCCCTCTACTGCACTTATGACAATAATTCCTGCATATGTTGCAGGCGTAGATGAAATATATATATGCACACCAGCTCAGAATAGCTATATAAACCCGTTGCTGCTGTATATTGCTAAACTATACAATATTGAAAATGTATTCAAAGTGGGCGGAGCGCAAGCTATAGCAGCGCTTGCTTATGGGACTCAAAGTATACCTAAAGTTGATGTTATAGCAGGTCCTGGTAATATATATGTAGCCTTTGCAAAAAAATTAGTTTATGGTGATGTTGGCATAGATTCCGTTGCTGGACCATCTGAGGTTATGGTTGTTTCCGATAATTGCGAAAAATTATACGCTGCGTATGATTTGCTATCTCAAGCAGAGCACGACGCAAACGCAAAGGTTTACTATGTAGGTTTTAATAAAGAGTGCATAAATAAAATTAGCGACAAGTTTTTTGAACTTGCAAAAACTGCCAAACGCAGTGAAATAACTTTAAAATCCAGTCAAAATGCGTTATTTATTCAAACCACAAGGGAACTTGCCGGGCAAATAATTGATGAAATTGCGCCAGAACATTTAGAGCTTCAACTGAATGATCCTTATAGTTTTATGAACTCATTTAAAAATGCAGGTGCGATATTTATTGGAGAATACTCATGCGAAACATTAGGTGACTATGTAGCTGGACCAAACCACACTTTGCCAACATCTCAAACAGCTCGATTCTCAAGTGTGTTATCAACAGAAACCTTTTTGAAAAAAAGTAGTATAATTCATTATACTCATAAAGCTTTACAACAAGATGCACCATATGCCATTAAGTTTGCCGAATACGAAGGTTTGTTTGCACACGCTGAAGCTCTTAAGGTAAGGCTATGA
- the hemB gene encoding porphobilinogen synthase, with protein MNFPKTRPRRLRKNQHIRDIVRQTCLNVNDFMYPIFVTYENQKKPILSMPGIFQLPLEEAKKEAKEVYSLGIKSIILFGIPSKKDELGSCAYDENGIIVKAIREIKDYLPDLVVAADACFCEYTSHGHCGIIDKNGYLLNDETLELLKKEACVYAKAGADIIAPSGMIDGMVSAIRNALDENNFKDTIIMAYSAKYASNFYGPFREAAGSTPAFGDRKSYQMDYANANEALKEIELDIEEGADIIMIKPALSYLDIIKMAKDHYPFMPLAGYSVSGEYSFIKAASQLGWVDEQKIVDEVLTSIKRAGCDIIITYFAKDWVKNNSF; from the coding sequence ATGAATTTTCCAAAAACGCGTCCAAGAAGACTCAGAAAAAATCAACATATACGTGACATAGTCAGACAAACTTGCCTTAATGTTAATGATTTTATGTATCCGATTTTTGTTACGTATGAAAACCAAAAGAAACCTATCTTGTCTATGCCTGGAATTTTTCAATTACCTTTAGAAGAAGCAAAAAAAGAGGCAAAAGAAGTCTATAGCTTAGGAATAAAATCCATTATATTATTTGGTATACCAAGCAAAAAGGATGAGCTAGGAAGCTGTGCATATGATGAAAATGGCATAATTGTCAAAGCTATAAGGGAAATTAAAGATTATTTGCCAGACCTTGTGGTGGCTGCAGATGCATGCTTTTGCGAGTATACAAGCCATGGTCACTGCGGTATAATTGATAAAAATGGTTATTTGCTTAATGATGAGACACTCGAGCTTTTAAAAAAGGAAGCTTGTGTGTATGCAAAAGCGGGAGCAGATATAATTGCGCCATCGGGCATGATAGACGGTATGGTTAGTGCAATAAGAAATGCTCTTGATGAAAATAATTTTAAAGACACTATAATAATGGCATACTCAGCAAAATACGCATCTAACTTCTATGGCCCATTTAGAGAAGCGGCAGGATCTACGCCTGCATTTGGAGATAGAAAATCCTACCAGATGGATTATGCAAACGCAAATGAGGCATTGAAAGAAATCGAGCTTGATATTGAAGAAGGCGCAGATATTATTATGATTAAGCCTGCGTTGAGCTATTTGGATATTATAAAAATGGCAAAAGATCACTATCCATTTATGCCACTTGCGGGCTATAGCGTTAGCGGAGAGTACTCATTTATAAAAGCGGCTTCACAGTTGGGTTGGGTAGATGAGCAAAAAATCGTTGATGAAGTACTTACTTCAATAAAAAGAGCTGGTTGTGATATTATAATTACCTACTTTGCCAAGGATTGGGTAAAAAATAATAGTTTTTAA
- the coaBC gene encoding bifunctional phosphopantothenoylcysteine decarboxylase/phosphopantothenate--cysteine ligase CoaBC encodes MSMFDGKKILLGVSASVSIYKSCELIRQLRKEGFEVKVALTKEAQSFISPLLFESLSSNKVYTDVLEENSYMGVSHIELAKWADVIAIVPATAHIIAKLAHGFADCPVSLATLASDKPKIIAPAMNSKMYENIATQDNIALLKKRGFVFVEPMVGELACNSVGVGHIAEVEDIKEAIESLFFEKSLVGKTIITTASSTQEEIDPVRYISNHSSGKMGFAIAQMAFNMGANSILISGPSNLKAPYGVNRINVKSALEMLKAIENQIRLCSKNDIYLIMAAAVSDFKPKQPSAQKIKRQSKDMLILELEQNPDISKSIKEKYPHIKLIGFAAETNDLIGNATIKIEKKGLEFIVLNDVSRKDIGFDSPNNEVTIIFKDGKTKNLPLMSKKEVAYNILKHL; translated from the coding sequence ATGAGTATGTTTGATGGGAAAAAAATACTATTGGGCGTAAGCGCATCTGTGTCGATATACAAATCGTGCGAGCTCATAAGGCAATTAAGAAAAGAGGGCTTTGAAGTTAAAGTTGCGCTAACTAAAGAGGCTCAAAGCTTTATATCCCCATTGCTGTTTGAATCTCTAAGCTCAAATAAAGTATATACAGATGTATTAGAAGAAAATAGCTACATGGGTGTATCGCATATTGAGCTTGCCAAATGGGCTGATGTGATTGCTATAGTGCCAGCTACTGCTCATATTATAGCAAAATTGGCACATGGTTTTGCAGATTGCCCTGTTAGTTTAGCTACACTTGCAAGCGATAAGCCTAAAATTATTGCGCCTGCTATGAATTCAAAAATGTATGAGAATATAGCTACCCAAGACAACATAGCATTACTTAAAAAACGTGGGTTTGTTTTTGTAGAACCTATGGTAGGTGAACTGGCTTGCAATAGTGTTGGTGTTGGCCATATTGCAGAGGTCGAAGATATAAAAGAAGCGATTGAATCTTTATTCTTTGAAAAATCTCTTGTTGGAAAAACGATTATTACCACAGCATCTTCTACACAGGAAGAAATTGACCCTGTACGTTACATAAGTAACCATTCAAGTGGGAAAATGGGTTTTGCAATAGCTCAAATGGCTTTTAATATGGGAGCAAACTCAATATTGATAAGTGGTCCATCAAACCTAAAAGCCCCTTATGGTGTTAATCGCATTAATGTAAAATCGGCTCTGGAGATGCTAAAAGCCATTGAAAATCAAATTCGGCTATGCAGTAAAAACGATATTTACTTAATAATGGCAGCTGCTGTTTCTGATTTCAAACCAAAACAACCAAGCGCTCAGAAAATTAAAAGGCAAAGCAAAGACATGCTGATTTTAGAACTTGAACAAAACCCAGATATATCAAAAAGTATAAAAGAAAAGTATCCACACATTAAGCTCATTGGTTTTGCTGCAGAAACAAATGACTTAATAGGAAATGCAACAATAAAAATAGAAAAAAAAGGTTTGGAGTTTATCGTGCTGAATGATGTTTCAAGAAAGGATATTGGCTTTGACAGCCCAAACAACGAAGTAACTATAATTTTTAAAGACGGAAAAACAAAAAATTTACCACTTATGAGCAAAAAAGAAGTTGCCTATAACATTTTAAAACACCTATAG
- a CDS encoding DegQ family serine endoprotease — protein MKLYKKLSLLFVFLVFLSVNANAQNIALPSFTPIAEKVLPAVVNISTTQVVKGSVNPFGEMFSNSPFSDFFKHFFQGYTQNYKAHFLGSGFIISSNGYILTNYHVVKQATDINVTLNTNEIYKAKIVGYDPEVDIALLKINPKRPLPTLQLGDSNKMEIGQWVLAVGNPFGLSGTVTSGIISAKGRVIGEGPFDHFIQTNAAINPGNSGGPLVNMDGQVIAMNTAIIASGQGIGFAIPSDTIKDELPYLMKGEVPKRGWLGVGIQLLTPEVADLLKLKSLNGAVINEVFKNSPAAKAGIEPGDVIVSMNGKSIYAPDLPYDIAFTKPGTKVVLGIIRDGKETTKTVLLGERPQKENQQQLETAQPSTQSSSFNTPYGFSAAPINANLAKIYNLKEHKGVVITSVNPNSFAALAGIKPGDMIIKLDNENVYSIEQFKNILKQKPNENVISMLLKRGESTLFVTIQKS, from the coding sequence ATGAAGCTTTATAAAAAGTTGTCGCTATTATTTGTATTTTTAGTATTTTTAAGCGTGAATGCCAATGCTCAAAACATTGCACTGCCAAGTTTTACACCTATTGCGGAAAAAGTTTTGCCAGCTGTGGTCAACATCAGTACTACTCAAGTAGTTAAAGGCAGCGTAAATCCGTTTGGAGAAATGTTTTCCAACTCGCCTTTTAGTGATTTCTTTAAGCATTTTTTCCAGGGCTACACTCAAAACTATAAAGCCCACTTTTTAGGCTCTGGTTTTATTATTTCCAGCAATGGTTATATTTTAACTAACTATCATGTGGTTAAGCAAGCTACAGACATTAATGTAACCTTAAACACAAATGAGATTTACAAAGCTAAAATTGTGGGCTATGACCCAGAAGTGGATATTGCTCTTTTAAAGATTAACCCTAAAAGACCTTTGCCAACTTTACAGTTGGGTGACTCAAACAAAATGGAAATAGGCCAGTGGGTTTTGGCAGTTGGAAACCCATTTGGGCTAAGTGGCACAGTAACCTCTGGTATAATTAGCGCAAAAGGTAGAGTAATTGGCGAAGGTCCATTTGACCATTTTATACAAACAAATGCTGCAATTAACCCAGGCAACTCTGGTGGTCCTCTTGTAAATATGGATGGTCAGGTAATAGCTATGAATACAGCTATCATTGCTTCAGGTCAAGGTATTGGTTTTGCCATACCATCAGATACCATAAAAGACGAGTTGCCATACTTAATGAAAGGTGAAGTACCAAAGAGAGGATGGCTGGGTGTAGGCATACAGCTTCTAACACCAGAAGTAGCAGATTTGTTGAAGCTAAAAAGCTTAAATGGTGCTGTTATAAATGAAGTATTCAAGAATTCACCTGCTGCAAAAGCGGGTATAGAGCCAGGTGATGTTATAGTTTCAATGAATGGCAAAAGTATTTATGCACCAGATTTACCATACGATATAGCTTTTACAAAACCAGGTACCAAGGTAGTCTTAGGTATTATAAGAGATGGAAAAGAGACTACTAAAACAGTTTTGTTAGGTGAGCGACCACAGAAAGAAAATCAACAACAATTAGAAACAGCCCAACCTTCAACGCAAAGTAGCTCTTTTAATACACCATACGGTTTTAGTGCTGCCCCTATTAATGCTAATTTAGCCAAAATTTATAATTTAAAAGAACATAAAGGTGTTGTAATAACGTCTGTAAATCCGAATTCATTTGCGGCCCTAGCGGGTATAAAACCAGGCGATATGATAATTAAACTCGATAATGAAAATGTGTACTCTATAGAGCAGTTTAAAAATATACTTAAGCAAAAGCCTAATGAAAATGTTATAAGTATGTTGTTAAAGCGCGGCGAATCTACGCTATTTGTAACTATTCAAAAAAGCTAG